TTTACATTTATTTATTTGACATTTTTTTATTATGTCCTCTATTAGGTTTCCTGTTGTTTCTGCGTCTCCGAATCCTATGATTAATTCATCTCCTATAAATGTTGTTGGCACTCCACTTTTTCGTTCATTGTATGCTTCAAGCAATAATATTAGCAATTCTTCGTTTTCTTGATTTGAAACTTCATAGCTTTTTATTTCTATGTCGTCATATTTGTTTTCTAAATTTTTTAAGAATTCTTCTTGTATTTCGCAATTAGGACATCCTTTTTCCCAAAAATAATAAATTGTTATTTTTTCTGAATCATCACTTATTATAGGATTGTTACAAGCAAAAAACACTAAGGATATTGTTAATAACGTGAACATAAAGATTTTTTTCATTTTTTTAACCTCTTTTTCTTAGTTATTATTGTTTGTAAATAAAAATTTAACTAAAATACGTTTAGTTTTTTATGTTGTAAGAATCATATTCGTTATTCCACGTATTTATTCTTATTAATTCTTTTGAATGTTTTTTTTCTGTTATTATTCTTATTGTTTGAGTTACTTGTGTTGCTGACACAATCATCGTTATTGTGTTTATAACACCTATTTCATTGCAATTATCAAATGTTTCTCCAGTTCTTATTATTTTTTTGAACTTATCAGGATTATCTACCACTAATATGTTGCCTTTTATTCCTGTTGCTGCTGCGTGTATCCAAGTCTTGTTTTTTTCTTGACAATAATCATTTATTATAAATCTAGAAGCCATGTTATCTGTACAATCCAATATTAAATCATAGTCATCAAGTTCTTTAGTATTACTCTTAGATAAGTATTCTTTTATTATTTTTATTTTTGTGTCTTTATTTATTTCGTTTAGTTCTTTTTTTGCTATTTCTACTTTTGATTTTCCTACATGTTTTTCTTTGTATAATACTTGTCTGTGCAAATTTTCTATTATTATTATGTCTTTATCAAACAATAATAATTCGCCGATTCCTGCTCTTGTTAACAATTCAGAAGTTACTGTTCCCAATGCTCCTAAACCTATTATGGCTATTTTAGCATTTCTTATTCTTTTTTGACCTTCAATACCTATTTCTTCTAGGATTTCTTGTCTTATGTATTTATTCATTTTTTATTATCTATTCCTGATGCCAATATGTTTCCATGATGCCCTTTTGTTTGTTCTAAAGGAAATCTTTGTTCATATTCATCCATCACTTCTTTCAAAGATTTTTCTAAATTCACATCACAAATATAAGCTAGTTTTAGTATTAAATATAACATGTCTGCTAAATCATTTGAAACTTCTTCTTTGTTTTCTTTAATTATTTTTACTTGTGTTTCTACGTCAACCCATTTTATTTTGTTCCAGAATTCTCCTACTTCTTCAGACATATTTAGTAATAAATCTTTTATTTGTCTTGGATGACTCCACTCTCTGTCATCATTAAATTTTTTTATTTGATTTTGCAATTCTAACAGTTCCATGACGCACCACTTATTTATTTTTTACTACGAAGAACGCATGATCCATTTCATAAGGATCTAATTCTTTGTAATCTACTATTAAAAGAGTTTCTTCTAATTTCTTTCTTACTTCCTTAAATATGTCTTTTGGTTTTCTTGTTACATCTATGCTTCTTGGTTTTATTGCTAGTAATCCGAATCCTCCTGGTTTAAGAAATTCTTTGCAATTATCTAAAAATATTCCTACTTGGTCTCTTTGAGCAACGTCTTGATAAACCACGTCTACTTTTGAAACTTTATCTTTATAATTTTGTGGTTGAGACGCATTTTCTAGTAAAGGTATCATGTTTTTTCTTTCTTCACAAACAAAAACTAAGTCTCGAACAACTCTTGGTGCGAAGTCTAAACAAAATATGATTCCTTCCTCCCCAACAATGTCTGATATGAATGAAGGTGTATAACCATGACTTGCTCCTAAGTACAAAATTATTGAGCCTTGTTTTATGCCTGTTTGTGATAATCCCTTTAGCACCGCGGCTCCTAATTTGCTTCTTTCAGGATTTATTTCGCGATATTCTTCCCCTTTTATTTTAATTGTTTTTTCTGCGAAGAATTTTTTTCCTGGAAGAATACTTTTTGTGTACAACAAAGTTTTTTTTCCTTTTCTTTCTCTATATATTCTTAATTTGTTAATTTCTTCCATTTTTCTTTATGTTTTATTAAATTTAGTTTTTAATTCTTCTAAGTATTTATGACCTAAGAATTCTCCTTTAAAAAAATCTAATCTGGCACACATACTTATTTTATCCGCTAATGTGCGGGAAGCTTTTCCTTTTTCTTTAATAGATGCCCCAGTCACAACAGGATGATTTATTATGAATCCGTACTTTGGAGGTTTAGCTCCTGTTTTTATATGTCTAAACAATGCTTTTTCAGCTCCTAATAATTGGATCGTTCCACTTTGTAAGCTCGCTAGCCTCTTTAATGATCCTGCTTCTCTTAATAATTTTGCACCTATTGTTGTTCCTGCTAAACTCAATAAGTTCTTGCAATAATCATTCATTATTTCTTCTAAGTATTCTGTTAAGAATTCTTTGGTTTTTGTTGTTGCTTGAGCTAATAATGCTAATGACATTATTGCTTCTTCATCTCTAGGCTCTAGTTTTGTTCCCATCTCAGTCTTTGAATATTCTTGTTGTAGTATTATATCTACGATTCTTTGATTGTCTTCTACTTTTTTTTCGAGTTCAGGATTTTTAAGCAAGAACCATTCTCTTAGTCTTCCGACTACTACGTTGAAATACTTATCTAGTTCTTCTATGTTAGAAATAGCATTTATAATCATTAAATCTTTATTAACAGATTCTTTAATTTTTTGTTTAACTTCTAATAAAGCTTTTTTTCTTATTTCATCAAAATCTTGATTCATACTTATTAGGATATGAAACTAGTTTTTAAAGGTTTTGAAGAAGAAAAAAAATAAAGATTATTTAGAAAATAATCTTTTATATAAAGGTATAATTAGTATTATTATAAAAATTAAGTACCAATACCAATAAATGCTTAGTGCTAAATTTCTGAATCCTGGCCAAGCAGTTAATAACATTAATGTGAATAAAAAAACTAATAATTTCATTATTTGAAAATCAAATATTTTCATTTTTTTTAACATTTTATTAAACATTTTTGTTAGATTCATATTGTATCACCTAGACCAGTTATTATTTTCTTAGCTAATAAATGTTTTTATTTATAGAACAAATAATTAAAAAAAAAAAAAAAAAAAAAAAAGAGAAGCACGTGCATAGTTGATTCCTTGGACTTCACCAAATACAAACTTTGGAAAGAGTAAGACGTTTAGTGAGCGCGAGCTGAATACCTCGTTACCTTGGTACTTACACTCCGCTTCTATCAAACCTATCTTCTATAGGCGTCTAAGAGATCTCTTTTCAGGGCTGGTTTCGTGCTTAGATGCTTTCAGCACTTATCCATTAGCGCGTAGCTGCCCAGCAAATACCCTTCCGGATAACTGGTAAACCAGAGGCGCCGATTCTCCGTTCCTCTCGTACTAAGAGATTCTTCCCTTCAGATCTCTAACACTTCCAGTAGATATCAAACAAACTGCCTCACAGCGTTCTGAACCCAGCTCACGATTCCTTTTAATGGGTGAACACCCCCACCCTTGGACGCTTCTGCACGCCCAGGATAGGAAGAGCCGACAACGATGTAGCAAGCCGCGCCGTCGATATGGGCTCTCGGGCGCGACAACTCTGTTATCCCCGGAGTAACTTTTCAGTCATGCCTACCCCCCAGTCAAGGAGAGATAGGAGATCGCTAGACCAAGATTTCTCTACTATGATTCCTTTTGTAAAAATCCTAGTTAAGCCTGCTTTTGCTCTTGCACTCTACGACGGATTTCTGACCCGTCTGAGCAGACCATTGGGCGCTGTTGATACCTTTTCAACAGCGTGCCACCCCAGCCAAACTGTCCACCTGCCGATGTCCTCTCGGAAGAGTAAAGCAAGGTAAAACAAGAAAATTGGTGTTACATTTTCGCCTATGCACGAACTGG
The nucleotide sequence above comes from Candidatus Woesearchaeota archaeon. Encoded proteins:
- a CDS encoding HesA/MoeB/ThiF family protein; the protein is MNKYIRQEILEEIGIEGQKRIRNAKIAIIGLGALGTVTSELLTRAGIGELLLFDKDIIIIENLHRQVLYKEKHVGKSKVEIAKKELNEINKDTKIKIIKEYLSKSNTKELDDYDLILDCTDNMASRFIINDYCQEKNKTWIHAAATGIKGNILVVDNPDKFKKIIRTGETFDNCNEIGVINTITMIVSATQVTQTIRIITEKKHSKELIRINTWNNEYDSYNIKN
- a CDS encoding fibrillarin-like rRNA/tRNA 2'-O-methyltransferase, giving the protein MEEINKLRIYRERKGKKTLLYTKSILPGKKFFAEKTIKIKGEEYREINPERSKLGAAVLKGLSQTGIKQGSIILYLGASHGYTPSFISDIVGEEGIIFCLDFAPRVVRDLVFVCEERKNMIPLLENASQPQNYKDKVSKVDVVYQDVAQRDQVGIFLDNCKEFLKPGGFGLLAIKPRSIDVTRKPKDIFKEVRKKLEETLLIVDYKELDPYEMDHAFFVVKNK